The Leucothrix mucor DSM 2157 DNA window ACCGGTACTGAAATATTCCAGCCGCAAACTGGCGAGTTTCAATTTCGCAAAGGGCCGTTATTTCATAACTTAGTTTTAGCCGATGAGATTAACCGTGCACCCGCTAAAGTTCAGTCAGCGTTGTTAGAGGCTATGGCCGAACGTCAGATCACTGTTGCAGGTACTACGTATCCTTTGTCTGAACCGTTTATGGTAATGGCGACGCAAAACCCAATCGAGCAAGAGGGTACCTATCATCTGCCAGAAGCACAGCTCGACCGCTTCTTAATGCATGTGAAAGTGGGATATCCAAGCCTCGAAGCTGAGCAGCAGATTCTCCATCTAAACCGTGCTGAAGCCTTGCAGCAGATCAAGCACGAAGTGACTGAGCCCGCAATTCAGCTCAGTAAAGATGATATTTTGGCTGCACGCCAGCAAGTTATGCAGATGTATATGGCTGACAGTGTTGAACAGTATTTGCTACAACTGGTTATGGCGACGCGTCAACCAGAAGCTTATGGCGATGCATTGACGGGTGTGATTGCCTTTGGTGCAAGCCCACGCGCCACGATGGCTCTGGATCGTTGTGCCAGAGCGCATGCATGGCTCCAAGGCCGTGATTACGTCGGGCCGGATGATGTGCAAGCAATCGCACACGATGTATTGCGTCACCGTATTTTGCTAACTTTTGAAGGCGAAGCTGCCGGACAAACCAGCGATCAGGTAATCGACACGCTGCTAAGTTTGGTTGCAGTGCCCTGATTATGAGCAACACTGAACAGGCTATGGGTGAAAACCTAATCTTCAGTTCGTTGGATGCTTTAATTCAACAGCAGCAATCGGCTCGTTTGTTGCAACAAAGCGGGCGTCGTCGTAAAGCCGCTCGTCAAATCGGAAATCACCATGTGCGTCAGCTTGGGCGGGGAATGGAGTTTGCAGAGTCCCGTCCTTACAGCCCCGGCGATGATATTCGCAGTATGGATTGGAAAGTGACTGCTCGTACTGGCGAGCCACACACTAAATTATTCGAAGAAGAGCGCGAACGTCCTGTTTTACTCTGGTGCGACTTTCGTCCCGGCATGTTTTTCGCAACCCGCGGCCAGTTTAAATCAGTCGTTATGACTGAGCTTGCTAGTCTCGTTGCCTGGAAAAGCTGGATTGACGGGGATAGGGTTGGTGGCATGTTTGTAGCGGCTAATAACCACGACGAGCTTCGTCCCGCTCGCAGTAAAAGTGCCGTCCTACATCTACTGCAGCAGCTATCGCTGGAATCTAAACAGATGCCAGACTTTAGTGCCCAAGCGCCTTCCTTGGCGGAGTCTTGGAGGCGATTACACCGAGTATTGTCTCCTGGTTGTCAAGTGACGTTACTGAGTGACTTTCGTGGTTTAGATGAAGCTGCTGAGCAACAGCTAAAACGCATTGCCCGACGTGCCACCGTCACGTTGATTGTGATTAGTGATCCTTTTGAGCACCAACTACCCGAACGTACCCGCCTCAGCCTCAGTGATGGCCTACGATTTTTAAAGTTGAATACCGCTAAAGATAAAGTACGTGATGAATATCAGCAACGCGACCTTAGTCATTCAGAGCGTTTGCAACAACTGGCGGTGCAATGTTATGCCAGCCTGATTAATATCTCCACGCAGGATGATATGCAGCAGCGATTGGCAAAACTGAGGGGAGTGCTCTAATGAATCCCTTGGACGAATTAAAAGATATTCACCTACCGACATCTGTTGATTGGTGGCCTCTAGCCCCCGGTTGGTGGGTGCTGGCTGCCTTAATCTTGGTTGTTCTGGCATTGCTTATTCTAAAACGCTCACGTAATCGCAAGCATCGCCAATTAACTCAAGCCGCCATTGGCTCGCTGGATCAGCTGGCGCAAGATACAACGCTGGATAAAGCTGAGTGGCTAAAAGCACTATCAAGCTTACTACGTCAAATCGTGATTAATTTTCATGGGCGCCAAGCCGGTGCCGGACTTGTTGGCAAAGATTGGCTTGCATACCTTGATCGACAGGGCGGCGGCCAAGAGTTCAGTCAAGGCGTGGGTCAAGTCATTGCATCTCAGCCTTATCAGCAAAGTGGTGATTATGATCGCGAAGCCTTGCTGAAACTGGTGCGTCATTGGGTTAAGCGCCAGCGCTGTGGAGGATCATCCGATGCTTGAGTGGGAATGGATCTGGGCGTTTTATTTATTGCCAATACCACTACTGGTTTGGTTGATTTTCAAGCCTCAAACAGAACGCAATGGGGCAAGCTTACGAGTCCCTTTTTTACAGGACTTACCTGAGCAAGTGGATGCTGAAACCTCACGTAGTTGGCGCTGGTTAGCAAAGCTATTAGTCGTGTTGGCCTGGTGCTCATTGGTTACTGGTTTAGCCCGTCCTGTAATGGTTGGTGAGTTAGTGCAGTTACCAATGAGTGGACGCAACTTGATGCTAGCTGTCGATTTATCCCTCAGTATGCAAGAGCGGGATTATCAACTGGGTAACACCTATGTTGACCGGTTAACGGCGACTAAATACGTTGCCGGAGACTTCATTGAGCGTCGCGAAGGCGACCGGATTGGTTTGATCCTATTTGGTGATCAGGCGTATCTGCAAGCTCCGCTAACCTTCGACCGTAAAACAGTACGCCGCTTACTTGAAGAATCCGCGTTGGGCTTGGCAGGGCGAAATACAGCCATCGGTGATGCCATTGGTTTAGCCCTCAAGCGACTAAACGAAGAGCCAGATACTGAGCATATTTTAGTGCTAATGACCGATGGCGAGAATACCGCCGGTGTGGTCTCTGTCGAAGATGCTGCCGAGATGGCCGCTAAAAATGGTCTGAAAATCTACACAGTCGGAATTGGCTCTGAGCAAAATAACGCATTGGACTTTTTCAGTCGGCAAAGTGCCTCCGGTTTGGATGAAGAGACCCTGAAGAAAATAGCTGATATGACAGGCGGACGTTACTTCCGTGCCCGCGACACCGACAGTTTTAGAGATATTTACGAAGAGCTAGATCGCTTGGAGCCCATTGAGCGTAACCAGCAACAATGGCGGCCGCGTACTGATTTATTCTTCTGGCCTTTAGCGCTAGCACTGTTATTGGCATTGTCCGCCGTGATTATGCGGGAGAAGGCACTGTGAGTAATTTCCAAGACTTTCACTTTTTATATCCTCATTGGTTTTTTCTGTTGCCGCTAATCCTGTTGGTTTGGTGGTGGCTGGCAAAGCAAGTTGGCAACAGTCAGGCATGGCAGCATTTTATCGATGAGCGTCTGCGGCCATTTGTGATTAGTGGTCAGGATGGCGTAGCCGGTGCATCCGTGCGTCATTTGCTATTAATTGCCGGATTGATTGCCATTATTGCGTTGGCGGGTCCTAGTTGGCAAAAGCGCTCTGCGCCAGCATTTCAGGCACAGCAGGGCCTAGTGCTGGTATTGGATTTATCTAGCTCGATGTTGGTGGCGGATGTCACGCCCAATCGCTTAGAGCGTGCGCGCTTCAAGCTCATGGATTTACTGAAAAACCGCAAAGAAGGCCAAACAGGCTTGGTGGTATTTGCTGGAGATGCATTCGCCGTTTCGCCACTCACCGATGATGTTGAAAACATCATTGAGCAAGCTAAAAACCTGTCACCGGATATCATGCCAATACAAGGTAGTCGCTTGTTTCGCGGGATTGATGAAGCGGTTGAGTTATTACAGCAGGCTGGTTACCCCAAGGGCGACATCTTATTAATTACAGACGGCAGCTTTGACCAAAACAGAACCTTAAGTCGTGCAGAAGCGGCTAACGAGTCTGGCTATCGCGTCTCTGTAGCCGCCATTGGTACGGCAGATGGCGGGCCGATTGTATTGTCAAATGGTGAAATATTACGTAACGCTCAAGGTCAGGTGGTTATTGCTCAATTGGATGCCGACTCCTTGCAACAGATTGCTGCACAAGGTGGAGGCCTCTTTCAACAGTTGAGCCTTACCGATCAGGAAGTTAATCGTTTCGCACAATTTTTTGAAACAGAGAATAGTGGCGTGTTGGATGATCGTCAGCAAGCGGTTGAGCATTGGCAAAATGAAGGTATTTGGCTGTTGTTTCTGCTGATACCTTTCGCATTGCTGATGTTCCGTAAAGGGTACCTGTTTTCACTGGCCGCCGTATGTGTGGTCAGTAGTGCTTTATTGCCACAGCCTGTTCAAGCTTTCAGCTGGGATGAGCTATGGTTAAATGCAGATCAACGTGCTCACAAAGCCTTGTTGGAAGAGAAGCCAGAAGAGGCTAAAAACTTATTTGAATCGCCAGAGTGGAAAGCATCAGCAGCTTATCGCAATGGTGATTTTGAGGAGTCGGCCAGTATTTTTGCACAGAATCAGCGTGCTGATGATTGGTACAACCAAGGCAATGCGCTGGCTAAAGCTGAAAAGCTGGATGAGGCAATCGCGGCTTATGGCAAAGCGCTGGAGTTACAAGCTGATCATGCGGATGCCAAGTTTAATCAGGATTTACTGAAAAAAATGAAGGAACAACAAGAGCAACAGAATCAGGATCAAAAGCAGAAGGATAAGCAGGACGATAAAGACCAGGAAGACTCAGAAGATAAGCAAAAGAGCGACACTAAGCAGCAACAAAAAGAAGATCAGCAGGGCTCATCTGATAAGCCCGATTCTCAAAAAAGTGAGTCGTCTGATGATCAGGATGCTGATAGCAAGCAAGGCGAGAAAAGTCAGCAAGAGAAAGACGCTGACGAAAAGGATACCCAGCAAGCTCAGGATCAGCAAAAGTCCAAGCAAGAGCAGGCTGACCAAGCTCGAAAAGAAGCCGAGGAAGCCAGAGACAAACAAGCGGAGGAGCAGGGTGAGCAAGAGGCTGATGAAAAAGCTGAACAGCAAGCCGCGAAGCCAGCTGTGAGCGAACAACCAATGACTGAAGAAGAAAAGCAACAGGCGCAGCGTACCAAGCAATGGCTACGCAAAATACCAGATGATAGTGCTGGCTTATGGCGTCGTAAATTTCAGTATCAATATCGTCAGCGCCAGCCGGTGAATAATGGTGGAGAGCAGTTATGGTAAAGCGTTTTATTGCGATGATCGCTTTGTTGCTAGTCGCGTTAGTTAGTCATGCTGCGCCTGTGTTGCAAGCAATGGTTGATCGGCAAACGATTGGAATTGATGAAACAGTACAGCTAGTGATCAAGCTCTCCGGTGCAGGTGCAGGGCGGCCCGACCTATCAGAGATCTACCAAGACTTTAGTATAGATAGTCACTCGCAAAGCTCCAGCGCGCGTATCATTAATGGCATTCTGAGTCAGGATGTGAGCTGGACCTTTGTGTTGTCGCCGAATCACACCGGTGAGCTAACGATTCCAGCTTTAACCGTTGGCGGTGCTCAATCACAGGC harbors:
- a CDS encoding AAA family ATPase, encoding MQQKQQFDKLQQYISGKIIGQSELVNRLLIAMLADGHLLVEGAPGLAKTRAIQVLSQAVEGDFHRVQFTPDLLPADITGTEIFQPQTGEFQFRKGPLFHNLVLADEINRAPAKVQSALLEAMAERQITVAGTTYPLSEPFMVMATQNPIEQEGTYHLPEAQLDRFLMHVKVGYPSLEAEQQILHLNRAEALQQIKHEVTEPAIQLSKDDILAARQQVMQMYMADSVEQYLLQLVMATRQPEAYGDALTGVIAFGASPRATMALDRCARAHAWLQGRDYVGPDDVQAIAHDVLRHRILLTFEGEAAGQTSDQVIDTLLSLVAVP
- a CDS encoding DUF58 domain-containing protein, coding for MSNTEQAMGENLIFSSLDALIQQQQSARLLQQSGRRRKAARQIGNHHVRQLGRGMEFAESRPYSPGDDIRSMDWKVTARTGEPHTKLFEEERERPVLLWCDFRPGMFFATRGQFKSVVMTELASLVAWKSWIDGDRVGGMFVAANNHDELRPARSKSAVLHLLQQLSLESKQMPDFSAQAPSLAESWRRLHRVLSPGCQVTLLSDFRGLDEAAEQQLKRIARRATVTLIVISDPFEHQLPERTRLSLSDGLRFLKLNTAKDKVRDEYQQRDLSHSERLQQLAVQCYASLINISTQDDMQQRLAKLRGVL
- a CDS encoding DUF4381 domain-containing protein; the protein is MNPLDELKDIHLPTSVDWWPLAPGWWVLAALILVVLALLILKRSRNRKHRQLTQAAIGSLDQLAQDTTLDKAEWLKALSSLLRQIVINFHGRQAGAGLVGKDWLAYLDRQGGGQEFSQGVGQVIASQPYQQSGDYDREALLKLVRHWVKRQRCGGSSDA
- a CDS encoding vWA domain-containing protein, whose protein sequence is MLEWEWIWAFYLLPIPLLVWLIFKPQTERNGASLRVPFLQDLPEQVDAETSRSWRWLAKLLVVLAWCSLVTGLARPVMVGELVQLPMSGRNLMLAVDLSLSMQERDYQLGNTYVDRLTATKYVAGDFIERREGDRIGLILFGDQAYLQAPLTFDRKTVRRLLEESALGLAGRNTAIGDAIGLALKRLNEEPDTEHILVLMTDGENTAGVVSVEDAAEMAAKNGLKIYTVGIGSEQNNALDFFSRQSASGLDEETLKKIADMTGGRYFRARDTDSFRDIYEELDRLEPIERNQQQWRPRTDLFFWPLALALLLALSAVIMREKAL
- a CDS encoding vWA domain-containing protein, whose translation is MSNFQDFHFLYPHWFFLLPLILLVWWWLAKQVGNSQAWQHFIDERLRPFVISGQDGVAGASVRHLLLIAGLIAIIALAGPSWQKRSAPAFQAQQGLVLVLDLSSSMLVADVTPNRLERARFKLMDLLKNRKEGQTGLVVFAGDAFAVSPLTDDVENIIEQAKNLSPDIMPIQGSRLFRGIDEAVELLQQAGYPKGDILLITDGSFDQNRTLSRAEAANESGYRVSVAAIGTADGGPIVLSNGEILRNAQGQVVIAQLDADSLQQIAAQGGGLFQQLSLTDQEVNRFAQFFETENSGVLDDRQQAVEHWQNEGIWLLFLLIPFALLMFRKGYLFSLAAVCVVSSALLPQPVQAFSWDELWLNADQRAHKALLEEKPEEAKNLFESPEWKASAAYRNGDFEESASIFAQNQRADDWYNQGNALAKAEKLDEAIAAYGKALELQADHADAKFNQDLLKKMKEQQEQQNQDQKQKDKQDDKDQEDSEDKQKSDTKQQQKEDQQGSSDKPDSQKSESSDDQDADSKQGEKSQQEKDADEKDTQQAQDQQKSKQEQADQARKEAEEARDKQAEEQGEQEADEKAEQQAAKPAVSEQPMTEEEKQQAQRTKQWLRKIPDDSAGLWRRKFQYQYRQRQPVNNGGEQLW